The following are encoded in a window of Impatiens glandulifera chromosome 5, dImpGla2.1, whole genome shotgun sequence genomic DNA:
- the LOC124938520 gene encoding interactor of constitutive active ROPs 4-like, translated as MPRSRSDPARGSEMPNRQTPKGPTPRSSRTSSSDSDPSHLRPINRNPRSVERRSPAKSEPLTQKKLGTRIADLESQLGAAQTELRILKDQLASTEEAKRLAEEQDNTSGDKQESQPETDVFEVLVETYDTKKPVRFDDELALKNEEISLLKSIIEEKDRELEITRNGNNAMIEKADELHSLMATYRSKEVVAGLKLGEVEKELEECKENENRIKEKIEAMEASKVTMEAEMKKMRVQTDQWRKAADAAAAMLSEVVMEKNGRKIITTGKFGSMEGKYRGGGGMYDADDEDEDDDDLEMDGKRKGWMFGDLWRKKGQK; from the coding sequence ATGCCAAGATCAAGGTCAGATCCGGCTAGGGGATCGGAAATGCCGAACCGGCAAACGCCCAAAGGACCAACTCCTCGGTCGTCTAGGACGTCTAGCTCGGATTCTGATCCGTCGCATCTTAGACCCATCAACAGGAACCCAAGATCAGTCGAACGCCGTTCCCCGGCAAAGTCCGAACCTTTAACCCAGAAGAAACTTGGAACTCGAATCGCAGACCTGGAATCTCAACTGGGAGCAGCACAAACAGAGCTTAGGATTCTAAAAGACCAGCTCGCCTCTACTGAAGAAGCCAAAAGACTCGCTGAAGAGCAAGACAACACATCTGGAGACAAGCAAGAAAGTCAGCCGGAGACGGATGTTTTCGAAGTCCTGGTTGAGACTTATGATACTAAAAAACCGGTTAGGTTCGATGATGAATTAGCCTTGAAGAACGAGGAGATAAGTTTACTGAAATCCATAATAGAGGAGAAAGACAGGGAATTGGAGATTACTCGTAATGGAAACAATGCAATGATTGAGAAGGCAGATGAACTACATTCATTGATGGCGACATACAGAAGCAAAGAAGTAGTGGCAGGACTGAAGTTGGGGGAGGTGGAGAAAGAACTAGAGGAGTGCAAAGAAAATGAGAATAGGATTAAGGAGAAGATAGAAGCCATGGAAGCATCTAAAGTGACTATGGAAGCTGAGATGAAGAAGATGCGAGTACAAACAGATCAGTGGAGGAAGGCGGCAGATGCGGCGGCGGCCATGCTATCGGAAGTAGTGATGGAGAAAAATGGGAGGAAGATAATAACAACTGGGAAATTTGGTTCCATGGAAGGGAAGTACAGAGGAGGAGGAGGCATGTATGAtgctgatgatgaagatgaagatgatgatgatcttgAAATGGATGGTAAGAGGAAAGGCTGGATGTTTGGAGATCTGTGGAGAAAGAAAGGCCAGAAATGA
- the LOC124938070 gene encoding probable glutathione S-transferase produces the protein MGEEKKEVVLLDFWASMFGMRLRIALAEKGINYEYKEQNLMDKSPLLLQMNPVHKKIPVLIHKSRPICESIIAVEYIDEVWNHQPLILPSDPYQRAQARFWADYIDKKMYDAGKRIWTRNGEAREEAKKEFIEILKVLEGELGEKAYFGGEDFGLVDITLIGFYCWFYAYEMIGKFSVEAECPKIVAWANRYMERENVAKSLVDPHKVYRFVLDLKKIYGFE, from the exons ATGGGGGAAGAGAAGAAGGAAGTGGTGTTGTTGGATTTCTGGGCGAGCATGTTCGGTATGAGGCTGAGGATTGCTCTGGCCGAGAAAGGTATTAATTATGAATACAAGGAACAAAACCTAATGGACAAGAGTCCCCTTCTCCTCCAGATGAACCCGGTTCACAAAAAGATTCCGGTTCTTATCCACAAATCCAGACCCATCTGCGAGTCTATCATCGCTGTTGAATACATCGATGAGGTATGGAACCACCAACCCTTAATTTTGCCATCTGATCCTTACCAAAGAGCTCAAGCCAGATTCTGGGCAGATTACATCGACAAAAAG ATGTATGATGCTGGGAAGAGAATTTGGACTAGAAATGGAGAGGCTCGAGAAGAAGCGAAAAAAGAGTTTATTGAAATCCTGAAAGTGTTGGAGGGTGAACTTGGAGAGAAGGCTTACTTTGGAGGTGAGGATTTTGGGTTGGTGGATATAACATTGATTGGGTTCTATTGTTGGTTCTATGCATATGAGATGATCGGGAAGTTTAGTGTGGAGGCTGAGTGTCCAAAGATTGTTGCTTGGGCCAATAGGTACATGGAAAGGGAGAATGTGGCTAAGTCACTTGTTGATCCACACAAGGTCTATCGGTTTGTTTTGGATCTCAAAAAGATATATGGCTTTGAATAG